The proteins below are encoded in one region of Streptomyces roseirectus:
- a CDS encoding excisionase family DNA-binding protein, which produces METARLAEAVDPTLVLLTVEEAARRLRIGRTLCFRLIRTGELESITVGHLRRVPADAPAEYVARRRSNVRTAA; this is translated from the coding sequence ATGGAAACGGCCCGCCTCGCCGAAGCCGTCGATCCCACCCTCGTACTGCTGACCGTCGAAGAGGCCGCCCGCCGACTCCGCATCGGCCGAACCCTCTGCTTCCGGCTCATCCGCACCGGAGAGCTGGAGTCCATCACCGTCGGCCACCTCCGCAGGGTCCCCGCCGACGCCCCCGCCGAATACGTCGCCCGCCGCCGTAGCAACGTCCGTACCGCCGCTTGA
- a CDS encoding tyrosine-type recombinase/integrase, whose protein sequence is MTEPNDKTKRTRQPNGESSIYLGSDGKWHGRVTVGIRDDGKPDRRHIERKTRPEVVKAVRAMEKQRDAQTLAKPGKPWTVKTWLTHWIDTIAPLAVNENTMVGYGVAVRKHLIPALGAHRLDKLQPEHIERFYGKMQANGRKAGTIHQIHRTFRTALNEAVRRGHLGRNPVQLAKAPSVREEEVEPYTVEEVQRLLATADRRRNAARWAVALALGLRQGEALGLKWTDVDLERGVLMVRRSRRRPRYAHGCGDPCGRKAGYCPQRQRTNPETADTKSRAGRRAVGLPAQLVDLLRVHRTKQDAERAAAGDQWTDEGWLFATPTGRGTSPRTDYDDWKELLDAAKVRDGRLHDARHTAATVLLILGVSERAVMGLMGWSTTAMAARYQHMVDSVRHEVAKQVDGLIWKPTGDKPDDGDDGAAGVPVPAN, encoded by the coding sequence GTGACCGAACCGAACGACAAGACGAAGCGCACCCGCCAACCCAACGGCGAGTCATCCATCTACCTGGGCAGCGACGGCAAATGGCACGGCCGCGTGACCGTCGGCATCCGCGACGACGGCAAGCCGGACCGCCGCCACATCGAGCGCAAGACCCGCCCCGAGGTCGTGAAGGCCGTCCGCGCCATGGAGAAGCAGCGCGACGCCCAGACCCTGGCCAAGCCGGGTAAGCCCTGGACGGTCAAGACGTGGCTGACTCACTGGATCGACACCATCGCGCCCCTCGCGGTGAACGAGAACACGATGGTCGGCTACGGCGTCGCCGTCCGGAAGCACCTGATTCCGGCACTCGGTGCGCACCGGCTGGACAAACTTCAGCCCGAGCACATCGAGCGCTTTTACGGGAAGATGCAGGCCAACGGCCGCAAGGCCGGAACGATTCACCAGATCCACCGCACCTTCCGCACCGCGCTGAACGAGGCGGTACGGCGCGGCCACCTCGGACGGAACCCCGTCCAGTTGGCCAAGGCGCCCAGTGTCCGCGAGGAAGAGGTGGAGCCGTACACCGTCGAAGAGGTACAGCGGCTCTTGGCCACCGCCGACCGGCGCCGGAACGCTGCCCGTTGGGCCGTCGCGCTCGCGCTCGGTCTGCGGCAGGGGGAAGCGCTGGGCCTCAAGTGGACGGACGTCGACTTGGAGCGGGGTGTCCTGATGGTCCGCCGGAGTCGTCGCCGCCCGCGCTACGCCCACGGGTGCGGCGACCCCTGCGGCAGGAAAGCCGGGTACTGCCCCCAACGTCAGCGCACGAACCCCGAGACGGCCGACACGAAGTCCCGCGCGGGGCGGCGCGCGGTCGGCTTGCCCGCACAGCTTGTTGATCTGCTCCGAGTCCACCGGACCAAGCAGGACGCCGAACGCGCGGCTGCCGGCGACCAGTGGACGGACGAAGGATGGCTGTTCGCCACCCCGACCGGTCGGGGCACGTCGCCCCGTACGGACTACGACGACTGGAAGGAGCTGCTTGACGCCGCGAAGGTGCGGGACGGCCGTCTGCATGATGCTCGTCACACCGCCGCCACGGTGCTGCTGATCCTCGGCGTCTCCGAACGCGCCGTCATGGGACTGATGGGCTGGTCGACTACGGCCATGGCCGCGCGGTACCAACACATGGTGGACAGCGTCCGGCACGAGGTGGCCAAGCAGGTCGACGGACTCATCTGGAAGCCGACCGGAGACAAGCCGGACGACGGTGACGATGGCGCCGCCGGGGTGCCCGTACCGGCCAACTGA